The genome window TATTTTGCCTTTCCAGGATTATGCGCCACCCTGGAGGAGATGCAAGGTGGATACATTCTCAAGGATGGTGGACAAAAGACCTATACCTTTGACTCATCGGGGAAACTCCTCTCCCATGCAGACGCGGAGGGGCATGCCTGGAACTATGCGTACCTCGCCAATGGAAAACTGGAATACATTTATTCAAATGGCGGTGCAGACTATTTGAAACTGGAATATGACGGCCAGGGGCGTATCGCTCGGGTCCGCGACCACACAAACCGCTTCGTCGAATATCACTATGACGCCAATGGCAATCTCACATCCGCCGATGATGTAACGAACGAAACCTGGACATACCAATATCATCCCACCCTGGAACATTTCCTCACACGCGTCGCCGCGCCGGGCAATGTAACCGTCGAGCGAACGGAATTCTACCCGGACGGAAAAGCCTGGAAGCAATTCGACGGCGAAGACAACCTGACAGCCGAATTGACCTACAACACAGACGGCACGACCACGATCACAGATGCGCTGGGCAACTCGATGACGCATACCTACGACGGACGCGGCACCTTGGTGTCGAACGAGAACGCTGCCGGAGGAGAAGTTGGGAAAGCCTACGACTATAACTTCCGTCCAAAGACCATTACCGATGGAAACGAAAACATCACCAACCTCACCTGGAGCAGTGATGGAAACAACCTGACGAAGATCATCGATGCAGCGCTGGGAGAGACGGATATCGCCTATGGACCGCTCAACAACCCAACCAGCATCATCGATCCGATGAATTATGAAACCAAATATTTCTACGAAGATGCCAATTTCCCAGCCCAGCCAACAAAGGTGGAATACCCATTGTCCTATAATGGTGGAGCATCTTTTGTCAGCACTACATACCAGTATTATGCGCCAAACAATGTCGAGGGGCAGCCCGCCGGAAAATTGAAATTGATGACGGATGCCCTGGGAAACCAGACATTTTATACATACACATCCTCCGGGCAGTTCGAGTCCGTAACCAGCGCTTATGGCACGCCTGAGGCTCAGACCAGCAGCAATCTTTATGACAACCGCGGCAACCTGGTTGAGCAAATGGACCCATCGGGTCTCAAAACGCGCTATGAATATGATAACGCAAACCGCCTGACCAAAGTCATCCAAAACTACCTCAATGGAGGCGTACCACAGAACGATCAGGATAAATACAACATCGTTACCGAATACCGCTACGACGTGCGCGGCAACCAGATCGCGGTGATCGACACCATCGGGGTTATCACGCGCACCTGGTATGATCTCACAAACCGCCCCATGACCGTTGTGCAGAATTTAACGGGGCAGACCATTGGATCGGCTTCTCCGCCCGCGCGGGGAAGCGGGATCACGGATGAAAATATTCGCACGGATACGATCTATGACGACGCTGGAAATGTGATCGCAACGACTGATCCTGCGGGAATTATCACCCGCACCTATTACGATGAAGCCAACAGACCGAAACTGATCATACAAAACTGGGCTGGGGCGGACCTGTATGGAAACATTTCCACAGCCCCGGCCTACAATCCCGCTATTCCCGATCAAAATGTTCGCACGGAATATTTTTACGATCTCAACAACAACCTGATTGCTTCCAAAGACACACTGGGTATTTACACGCGCACATATTACGACGCGCTCAATCGTCCGGTGACAGTCGTCCAGCATTTAACCGGTCAGGACATCTCCGTGGCGAATCCCCCGGGCCGTGGAAGCAGTTCGAATATCCGCACGGATACGTATTACGATGCCAACGGGAATGTCATTGCAATGGCAGACCCAAAAGGTGTTATCACGCGCACCTATTACGATTCAATGAACCGGCCGATCACGGTTGTCCAAAATCTGACCGGGCAGACAATCGGAGCCTCGACCCCTCCACCCGCAGGCGCAACAGACGCCAACATTCGCGCGGATACCTACTACGACCAGGCGGGGAATGTGATCGCCACCGTCGATCCCCGCGGGATGGTGACGCGCACCTACTATGATTCCGCCAACCGCCCGGTGACCACGGTGCAAAACTTTGTGGGAGACATTTACGCAACAGCGCCCCCGCCGCGCGGAAGCGAAGAATCAACTGTAAACGCGCGGACCGATATTGCATACGACCAAAACGGGCGCAGGGATACGGTCACAGACCCGCTCGGGCATGTGACAAAATATGAATACAATGAAATCGGGCAGTTGGTAAAAGTGACGGCCAACCACGTTAATGGGGGGATTCCACAGAACGACCAGGATCAACGAAACATCGTCACGGAATATGCCTATGATGTGTTGGGCAGACAGGTAATGGCTACAGACACCCTGGGGCGCGTCAGCCTGAATTCACATGACGACCTGGGGCGCTTATTAAGTAGGACTCAAAATTACCTGGCTGGCCAGCCGCGGAACTACAAGGCTGCATCCGGAGATCAATATAACCTCATTACTTCATTTGCTTATGATATACGAGGAAACCAGATTGCGGTCACCGATACGAAGAGTGCGGTCACCCGCACGTACTACGATGTCTTGGGAAGGCCCGTCGCAGTCGCGCGCAATTTGCTCGGGCACGATCTATCGCTCCCATTCCCGCCGGTGCGCGCCAACCCGCCCAGCACGACAGGCAACCTGCTCATAGAGACTGTATATCTGGGCAATGGCAGCGTCGATTATGTGACCGATGAAATGGGACAAACAACCGACTACACATACGACCCGCTGGGGCGATTGATCACCGTTCTTGACCCGCTTCTGCACTCGACCAGCTTCGGTTATGACGCCAATGGCAACCGCGCTTCGATGACGGACGCAGAGGGAGTAGTCTCCCGGTACGAGTATGATAGCCTCAACCGCCTGACGGCGGTCATCGAAAATTATCGCCCAGGCTTTACGCCGGACCACGAGACGAACGTCCGCACGGAATATACCTACGATGCCGCCGGAAATCGGTTAAGCATTCTGGATGGCAGCCTTCACCCCATAACATTCACTTACTCCGCGTTCGGTCAGTTGGAAACGGAAGTGGATGCGTTGGGAAATGTCACAACCCATGCTTACAATGTCATCGGGAACCGCATCTCCCTCCTCGATGCCAACGGGGATACAACGGTCTTTGGCTACAATGAGATGAACCGCCTGGAGGTGATCGATTATCCGGGTACAGGTATGGATGTCAGTTTTGAATATGACGCTCTCGGACGCCGCGTGTCCATGACGGATGGCGTGGGGAATACCTCCTGGGAGTACAACAACCTCAACTTGCCGAAATCCATCAGCGACCCGTTTACTGCCAGCGTATCCTATGACTACGATCCGCTTGGTAATCGCACTGCGCTGACGTACCCAGATAGCACTGTCGTTAATTACCAATACAACGGGCTCAACCGATTGGAAGCCGTTTCGAGCAGCAGCATCGGCATCACTCAATACGAATATGACGCCGCAGGCCGTCTCAAAGCCGTGGAAAGGCCCAATGGCGTCGAGACCCTTTACAACTACCACAACAATGGCTGGCTGCAGGACATTGTCCATTCCTCGGGCGCTGACGTATTGGCATCCTATCAATATCAATACGACAACGTGGGCAACCGTGTGCAGGCGGCGGAGCAGTGGGTGACGAATGCCGGGGCGGGACCCACCGTGCACCTGACCGTCGCGGACAATACGGGGGCGTTGATGACCGGCAGGGAGGTCTATGTCTTTGACGGCGATACCTATAGCGGCTACCACGCCACGACAGATGAGAACGGGCAGGTCGCGATCACCCTGCCGCAGGGCAGCTACCGCTTCCGTGTGGATGTAGACGGCACGCAGTTCTGGAGCGGCGCGGAAAACCACTGTACGATCGGGGAATGCGACAACCTGCTGGTGACGGTCACTGCGCCCACCCTGGTTCATGTTTCCGATTCGAATGGCGTCCCGCAGGCGGATGTCCCTGTGTATGCGTTCATCGGGACCCAGTACGCCAACCATCATGGCACAACCGATGAAGATGGGAATTTATCCCTGCGCCTTCGGCAGGGCGAGTACACGATCCGCGCCGATTTTGGCGGAGGGCAATTCTGGAGCGCGGAAGTTTGCAATGTGCCGAGCTGTTGGGAAATTTCCATTACCGTGAACCAGCCGCTAACCGTGACCGTGCTGGATAACATCGGAATGCCGCATGCGGGCGTTGAAGTGTACGCATTCGATGGAAACACCTATACCGGTAAAAACGCCACGACCGATGAAAACGGGCAGGTGAAGTTGACCCTGCTGGATGGCGAATACCGCTTCCGCGCGGACTTCAACGGCACGCAGTTCTGGAGCGGAGCCGAAAATCATTGCACAGTACCAGCCTGCGGGGAGGCTGGAATCGCTGTCACTCTTCCCCTGGTGGTTACCGTCATGGACGGCGGCGGGGCTCCACAACAGGGAATATCGGTCTACGCCTTTAATGAATCCACCTACACTGGTTTCAACGGTATAACGGATGTCGATGGGCGTGTGAACTTCACCCTGCCCGCCGGGAGTTACCGCTTCCGCGCAGACTTGAACGGCACGCAGTTCTGGAGCGGGACATCCAACCATTGCGATGTGCCGGATTGTACGGGCGCACAAGTCACCGTGACCAATACCACAACCGTCACCGTCACCGATACAGACGGCGCGCCCAGGGCCGGTTTGAAGGTGTATGCCTTCAACGGCACTACCTACACGGGTCATAATGCCACCACCGATGCCGGTGGACAGGTGGTGTTCACCCTGCCCGCAGGCAGTTACCGCTTCCGTGCCGATCTCAACGGCACGCAATTCTGGAGCGGCACGAGCAATCATTGCGACGTGCCGGGTTGTTCGCAGGCAGGCGTGACCGTCACAAACGGCGTGTCGGTCACCGTCACCGATACAGACGGCGCGCCCAAAGCGGGTTTGAAGGTGTATGCCTTCAACGGTGCGACCTACACCGGCTACAATGCCACCACGAACGCCAGCGGGCAGGTAACGTTCACCCTGCCCGCAGGCAGTTACCGCTTCCGCGCCGATCTCAACGGCACGCAGTTCTGGAGCGGAACAGCCAACCACTGCGGGGTGCCGGGTTGTGCAAACGCCAGCGTGATCGTCTCCATCCCGCTGACCCTCACCGTGCAGACCGCAGATGAGACACTCCAATCCGGCATCAAGGTGTATGCCTTTAACGGCACAACCTATACCGGATACAACGCCACGACGGACACCAGCGGGCAGGCCACCCTGACCCTGCCTTTGGGCAGCTACCGCTTCCGCGCGGACTACAATGGCACACAATATTGGAGCGACGCGAGCAATCACTGTACGATCCCCGGTTGCACAACGCTTACTGTAATTGTTGGACCACAACCCACGGCTACCGCGACGTTCACAGCCATGGCGACATCAACAGCCACTGCTATTGACACACCTACACACACCCCGCTTCCGCCCACGTCCACGCCTGAGCCAACTGAAACAGCATCTCCCACGCCTGAACCGACTGCGACGGAAACCCCGTCTGGCAGTGGATATCAACCCAGCCTGATCATGGTGTCTGCGCCGAAGAGCATGGCCCGAAACTCCCGCTTGCTCGTCGCCCGGCCCGGACCTCAATCCGCCCCGCCCAACGATATAATCGTTACCGTGCTGGATACGGACGATGATCCAAAGGGAGGCTTGCGCGTATATGTCTTCGACGAGACAACCTATACCGGCTTTAACGGTACCACCGGCGAAAACGGACAGGTACTCTTTAGCCTGCCGGATGGAAATTACCGCTTCCGCGCGGACTACAACGGCACGCAGTTCTGGAGCAATACCCAAAACCACTGCGCCGTGCCAGGCTGTGATCCTGTGGCGATCACGGTTACAAAGCCTGTCACCATCACCGTGCAGGATATGGATGACTCCCCCAAGGCGGGGGTGAACGTCTATGCCTTCGATGGTTCCACCTATACCGGGTACCACAGCGCAACCGACGCGAACGGCCAGGCGAGCCTGACGCTGCCATTGGGCAGTTACCGCTTCCGCGCGGACTACAATGGCACGCAGTTCTGGAGCGATCCTTCGACGGGTTCGACAGGCTCACCGCAGGCGGGTTCGGGGGAAAACCACTGTGATGTGACCACTTGTGAAGCTGCAATTGTCACAGTAGCCAATCCCCTCGCCGTAACCGTGCTGGATACGGATGCGACTCCCGCGGGAAATTTGAAGGTCTACGCCTTTGACGGCGGAACCTACAGCGGCTACCATGCCGTCACGGACGCAAACGGTCAGGCGGTCTTTACCCTGCCGTTTGGGGAATACCATTTCCGCGCGGATTTCAATGGCACCCAGTTCTGGAGCGGGGAGGAAAATCACTGCGATACGAGCGCTGGCTGCGGGGAAGCGGGCATCACGGTAACCAAACCGGTGCTTGTGACGGTTGCAAATGCAGGCAACACCCCGTACGCTGGTTTACCCGTCTACGCCTTTAGCGGCGCGACGTACAGCGGTTATCACGGCCTCACCGATGC of Anaerolineales bacterium contains these proteins:
- a CDS encoding carboxypeptidase regulatory-like domain-containing protein, yielding MADAYRAATGFVAAPINTRTGGYDYTVSDISIPTSAGSLTFQREYTSLSVDNPTLLSAGWTHNHDTRLIFPSDPEGQPDTVLFKAHTANKYLFTINGDGTYFAFPGLCATLEEMQGGYILKDGGQKTYTFDSSGKLLSHADAEGHAWNYAYLANGKLEYIYSNGGADYLKLEYDGQGRIARVRDHTNRFVEYHYDANGNLTSADDVTNETWTYQYHPTLEHFLTRVAAPGNVTVERTEFYPDGKAWKQFDGEDNLTAELTYNTDGTTTITDALGNSMTHTYDGRGTLVSNENAAGGEVGKAYDYNFRPKTITDGNENITNLTWSSDGNNLTKIIDAALGETDIAYGPLNNPTSIIDPMNYETKYFYEDANFPAQPTKVEYPLSYNGGASFVSTTYQYYAPNNVEGQPAGKLKLMTDALGNQTFYTYTSSGQFESVTSAYGTPEAQTSSNLYDNRGNLVEQMDPSGLKTRYEYDNANRLTKVIQNYLNGGVPQNDQDKYNIVTEYRYDVRGNQIAVIDTIGVITRTWYDLTNRPMTVVQNLTGQTIGSASPPARGSGITDENIRTDTIYDDAGNVIATTDPAGIITRTYYDEANRPKLIIQNWAGADLYGNISTAPAYNPAIPDQNVRTEYFYDLNNNLIASKDTLGIYTRTYYDALNRPVTVVQHLTGQDISVANPPGRGSSSNIRTDTYYDANGNVIAMADPKGVITRTYYDSMNRPITVVQNLTGQTIGASTPPPAGATDANIRADTYYDQAGNVIATVDPRGMVTRTYYDSANRPVTTVQNFVGDIYATAPPPRGSEESTVNARTDIAYDQNGRRDTVTDPLGHVTKYEYNEIGQLVKVTANHVNGGIPQNDQDQRNIVTEYAYDVLGRQVMATDTLGRVSLNSHDDLGRLLSRTQNYLAGQPRNYKAASGDQYNLITSFAYDIRGNQIAVTDTKSAVTRTYYDVLGRPVAVARNLLGHDLSLPFPPVRANPPSTTGNLLIETVYLGNGSVDYVTDEMGQTTDYTYDPLGRLITVLDPLLHSTSFGYDANGNRASMTDAEGVVSRYEYDSLNRLTAVIENYRPGFTPDHETNVRTEYTYDAAGNRLSILDGSLHPITFTYSAFGQLETEVDALGNVTTHAYNVIGNRISLLDANGDTTVFGYNEMNRLEVIDYPGTGMDVSFEYDALGRRVSMTDGVGNTSWEYNNLNLPKSISDPFTASVSYDYDPLGNRTALTYPDSTVVNYQYNGLNRLEAVSSSSIGITQYEYDAAGRLKAVERPNGVETLYNYHNNGWLQDIVHSSGADVLASYQYQYDNVGNRVQAAEQWVTNAGAGPTVHLTVADNTGALMTGREVYVFDGDTYSGYHATTDENGQVAITLPQGSYRFRVDVDGTQFWSGAENHCTIGECDNLLVTVTAPTLVHVSDSNGVPQADVPVYAFIGTQYANHHGTTDEDGNLSLRLRQGEYTIRADFGGGQFWSAEVCNVPSCWEISITVNQPLTVTVLDNIGMPHAGVEVYAFDGNTYTGKNATTDENGQVKLTLLDGEYRFRADFNGTQFWSGAENHCTVPACGEAGIAVTLPLVVTVMDGGGAPQQGISVYAFNESTYTGFNGITDVDGRVNFTLPAGSYRFRADLNGTQFWSGTSNHCDVPDCTGAQVTVTNTTTVTVTDTDGAPRAGLKVYAFNGTTYTGHNATTDAGGQVVFTLPAGSYRFRADLNGTQFWSGTSNHCDVPGCSQAGVTVTNGVSVTVTDTDGAPKAGLKVYAFNGATYTGYNATTNASGQVTFTLPAGSYRFRADLNGTQFWSGTANHCGVPGCANASVIVSIPLTLTVQTADETLQSGIKVYAFNGTTYTGYNATTDTSGQATLTLPLGSYRFRADYNGTQYWSDASNHCTIPGCTTLTVIVGPQPTATATFTAMATSTATAIDTPTHTPLPPTSTPEPTETASPTPEPTATETPSGSGYQPSLIMVSAPKSMARNSRLLVARPGPQSAPPNDIIVTVLDTDDDPKGGLRVYVFDETTYTGFNGTTGENGQVLFSLPDGNYRFRADYNGTQFWSNTQNHCAVPGCDPVAITVTKPVTITVQDMDDSPKAGVNVYAFDGSTYTGYHSATDANGQASLTLPLGSYRFRADYNGTQFWSDPSTGSTGSPQAGSGENHCDVTTCEAAIVTVANPLAVTVLDTDATPAGNLKVYAFDGGTYSGYHAVTDANGQAVFTLPFGEYHFRADFNGTQFWSGEENHCDTSAGCGEAGITVTKPVLVTVANAGNTPYAGLPVYAFSGATYSGYHGLTDANGFVTFTLPAGEYRFRADLHGVPYWSNSSAGTDCSIPGCESVMVIIPGGFAAAEVTIDYVYDPLYRLTAADYSNGDFYHYAYDPVGNRLTQDNMLNGQSSVVNYTYDNANRLASAGGVTYTFDNNGNLLSDGVNTYTYDSANRLISVLGSSTSSQYVYNGLGDRLSQNGVNHTLDLNSGLTQVLSDGTTTYTYGLGRISQQAGETPEYFLGDALGSVRQMTDQAGTITFAREYDPYGVVTNTTGASQTEFGFTGEQYGDSTQLLYLRARYYSPADGRFTSRDTWSGDVNRPLSLNRWMYVGGNPINLTDPSGHFPPFWCQAMPNKGLYEACVDLHYGIEPMNPLKMGEHVTGSQGCYSGPTEYRAGGYIEGTSVTLAFPMFSNWLFAFESVYDFATMQQSMFINENSGITGFPGIGLSDFVFGIVGAEYAGHAYGFLTNTGILQDYPGPIIAGYFGGSIGLPFANDTLGVGVGVGTTLFASPYPPYIRGNSVYVSFWAGADFIPYVDAGIGVLSMKAVNNRVDSYVVGGDVQTSRLYLDILFGRHNGWLTHTIPFLPLGMNLNLDWAARVIAANKALRYAEAYEELR